From Danio rerio strain Tuebingen ecotype United States chromosome 7, GRCz12tu, whole genome shotgun sequence, the proteins below share one genomic window:
- the LOC110439908 gene encoding serine/threonine-protein kinase pim-2-like isoform X1, which translates to MGQRISCLNIATESECVYSLHPSTPLQLNNDTPRQENHQLDESCVVACEEDGVGSLVKEKKKVKKKSSFWRKLFRFSRPRTGRGEKVKQVDSEKVKPVTEAEPSTDDQTSVGNISRTVEHHDSQQAPNSLEVPSSIIDLQIQEQCENVELEEETSTDDQTSVETISSVESYGPQNTPNSSFEIPLFTVDEQIQEFPDDLSEEETVCPLAENPSQDMVLIIGSMCWTYNMGELLGEGGFGAVYAGVRAHDGLPVAIKFAKKMEGMEYLYVPGLPELVPLEIGLTLMANKGPSSPNIIDLLDWQDFPDHYIMVLQRPLPCLSVFKLLESCGNIFEERFARYVMRQVIEAAETCCRRGVFHRDIKLENLIINTHTMDVTLIDFGCGNLFHETEYHTFSGTEMYCPPEFFETGKYLARPATVYSLGVLLYTMVCGYMPDYTDREKMQHWLWYLPSLSCECSHLINACLHPDPSERIQLEQILLHDWFTITASDMEDERPVLVMQEELISQAC; encoded by the exons ATGGGTCAGCGAATTTCTTGTCTGAATATAGCGACAGAGTCAGAGTGTGTGTACAGTTTACATCCTAGTACACCACTTCAGTTAAATAATGACACGCCTCGTCAAGAAAACCATCAGCTTGATGAGAGCTGTGTTGTTGCTTGTGAGGAAGATGGAGTAGGGAGTTTGGTAAAGGAGAAaaagaaagtgaagaaaaaatcgAGTTTTTGGAGAAAGCTGTTCCGCTTTTCACGCCCAAGAACTGGAAGGGGTGAAAAGGTGAAGCAGGTGGACAGTGAGAAGGTGAAGCCAGTCACCGAAGCAGAACCTTCTACTGATG ATCAAACCTCAGTAGGAAACATCTCAAGAACTGTTGAGCATCATGACTCCCAGCAAGCTCCTAACAGCCTTGAGGTTCCTTCCTCCATCATTGACCTGCAAATACAggaacagtgtgagaatgtggagCTGGAGGAAGAAACGTCTACTGATG ATCAAACTTCAGTGGAGACCATATCTTCTGTAGAGAGTTATGGTCCTCAGAACACTCCCAACAGTAGTTTTGAGATTCCTCTCTTCACTGTTGACGAGCAAATCCAGGAGTTTCCAGATGATCTGTCAGAGGAAGAAACTGTGTGTCCTCTGGCAGAAAACCCAAGCCAAGACATGGTCTTGATTATTGGGA GCATGTGCTGGACCTACAACATGGGTGAGCTACTGGGAGAAGGAGGATTTGGTGCCGTATATGCTGGTGTCCGTGCCCATGATGGTCTTCcg GTGGCAATCAAGTTTGCCAAAAAAATGGAGGGCATGGAATATCTCTACGTT CCTGGCCTTCCAGAACTTGTACCACTGGAAATCGGCCTCACACTTATGGCAAACAAGGGTCCCAGCTCACCCAACATAATCGATCTGCTGGATTGGCAGGACTTTCCAGACCATTATATAATGGTCCTGCAGCGCCCTTTACCATGCCTGAGTGTGTTCAAGCTTTTGGAGAGCTGTGGCAACATCTTTGAAGAAAGGTTTGCTCGGTATGTGATGCGCCAGGTTATCGAGGCAGCTGAGACCTGCTGCCGGCGCGGAGTATTCCACAGAGATATAAAGTTGGAGAACTTGATCATCAACACACACACCATGGATGTCACACTGATTGACTTCGGCTGTGGGAACCTGTTCCACGAAACAGAGTACCACACTTTTAGTG GCACAGAGATGTACTGCCCTCCAGAGTTTTTCGAAACGGGCAAATACTTAGCACGGCCAGCAACCGTGTATTCGCTTGGAGTGCTGCTATACACTATGGTGTGTGGATATATGCCAGACTACACGGATCGGGAAAAGATGCAGCACTGGCTCTGGTATCTGCCGTCCTTGTCCTGTG AATGCAGTCATCTCATAAATGCCTGTCTGCATCCCGATCCCAGCGAGAGGATACAACTGGAGCAGATCCTCCTCCACGACTGGTTTACG aTCACAGCATCAGACATGGAGGATGAGCGCCCGGTCCTGGTCATGCAGGAAGAGCTGATTAGCCAGGCATGCTAA
- the LOC110439908 gene encoding serine/threonine-protein kinase pim-2-like isoform X2, which translates to MGQRISCLNIATESECVYSLHPSTPLQLNNDTPRQENHQLDESCVVACEEDGVGSLVKEKKKVKKKSSFWRKLFRFSRPRTGRGEKVKQVDSEKVKPVTEAEPSTDVGNISRTVEHHDSQQAPNSLEVPSSIIDLQIQEQCENVELEEETSTDDQTSVETISSVESYGPQNTPNSSFEIPLFTVDEQIQEFPDDLSEEETVCPLAENPSQDMVLIIGSMCWTYNMGELLGEGGFGAVYAGVRAHDGLPVAIKFAKKMEGMEYLYVPGLPELVPLEIGLTLMANKGPSSPNIIDLLDWQDFPDHYIMVLQRPLPCLSVFKLLESCGNIFEERFARYVMRQVIEAAETCCRRGVFHRDIKLENLIINTHTMDVTLIDFGCGNLFHETEYHTFSGTEMYCPPEFFETGKYLARPATVYSLGVLLYTMVCGYMPDYTDREKMQHWLWYLPSLSCECSHLINACLHPDPSERIQLEQILLHDWFTITASDMEDERPVLVMQEELISQAC; encoded by the exons ATGGGTCAGCGAATTTCTTGTCTGAATATAGCGACAGAGTCAGAGTGTGTGTACAGTTTACATCCTAGTACACCACTTCAGTTAAATAATGACACGCCTCGTCAAGAAAACCATCAGCTTGATGAGAGCTGTGTTGTTGCTTGTGAGGAAGATGGAGTAGGGAGTTTGGTAAAGGAGAAaaagaaagtgaagaaaaaatcgAGTTTTTGGAGAAAGCTGTTCCGCTTTTCACGCCCAAGAACTGGAAGGGGTGAAAAGGTGAAGCAGGTGGACAGTGAGAAGGTGAAGCCAGTCACCGAAGCAGAACCTTCTACTGATG TAGGAAACATCTCAAGAACTGTTGAGCATCATGACTCCCAGCAAGCTCCTAACAGCCTTGAGGTTCCTTCCTCCATCATTGACCTGCAAATACAggaacagtgtgagaatgtggagCTGGAGGAAGAAACGTCTACTGATG ATCAAACTTCAGTGGAGACCATATCTTCTGTAGAGAGTTATGGTCCTCAGAACACTCCCAACAGTAGTTTTGAGATTCCTCTCTTCACTGTTGACGAGCAAATCCAGGAGTTTCCAGATGATCTGTCAGAGGAAGAAACTGTGTGTCCTCTGGCAGAAAACCCAAGCCAAGACATGGTCTTGATTATTGGGA GCATGTGCTGGACCTACAACATGGGTGAGCTACTGGGAGAAGGAGGATTTGGTGCCGTATATGCTGGTGTCCGTGCCCATGATGGTCTTCcg GTGGCAATCAAGTTTGCCAAAAAAATGGAGGGCATGGAATATCTCTACGTT CCTGGCCTTCCAGAACTTGTACCACTGGAAATCGGCCTCACACTTATGGCAAACAAGGGTCCCAGCTCACCCAACATAATCGATCTGCTGGATTGGCAGGACTTTCCAGACCATTATATAATGGTCCTGCAGCGCCCTTTACCATGCCTGAGTGTGTTCAAGCTTTTGGAGAGCTGTGGCAACATCTTTGAAGAAAGGTTTGCTCGGTATGTGATGCGCCAGGTTATCGAGGCAGCTGAGACCTGCTGCCGGCGCGGAGTATTCCACAGAGATATAAAGTTGGAGAACTTGATCATCAACACACACACCATGGATGTCACACTGATTGACTTCGGCTGTGGGAACCTGTTCCACGAAACAGAGTACCACACTTTTAGTG GCACAGAGATGTACTGCCCTCCAGAGTTTTTCGAAACGGGCAAATACTTAGCACGGCCAGCAACCGTGTATTCGCTTGGAGTGCTGCTATACACTATGGTGTGTGGATATATGCCAGACTACACGGATCGGGAAAAGATGCAGCACTGGCTCTGGTATCTGCCGTCCTTGTCCTGTG AATGCAGTCATCTCATAAATGCCTGTCTGCATCCCGATCCCAGCGAGAGGATACAACTGGAGCAGATCCTCCTCCACGACTGGTTTACG aTCACAGCATCAGACATGGAGGATGAGCGCCCGGTCCTGGTCATGCAGGAAGAGCTGATTAGCCAGGCATGCTAA